Part of the Bacillus sp. THAF10 genome is shown below.
CTGTCGTTTTTTTAGATATTGAAATGCCAAAAATGAGTGGATTAGAGGTAGCGAAGCATTTGAAGGAGTTAAAAAATCCTCCTCTTATTGTATTTGCAACTGCCTATCCAGATTTTGCATTAGAAGCATTTCGCCATGAAGCCATTGACTATCTATTAAAACCTTATGAGGAAGAACAGGTAAATGAAACGATACAGCGAATGATAAAATATCTTCAGCCAAACCAGTACATGCCCGTATCAACTAGTAATGCCAAACTGGCAGTAGAACTTGAACATGAGATATTTTATTTAGATCCCTTAGAAATTCTCTATATTAGCAGAGAAGAAAGAGTATCTCGTATTTTTACAAAGGATGGACATTATGAATCCAAGCTTGCTTTAAAGGAATTAGAGGAACGTTTAAGTAGCTATCCTTTTTTTCGCATTCACAAAAGCTATATAGTAAACCTAAACCATGTTTCTAAATTGATTCCATGGTTCAATGGGGCTTATATGTTAGAGCTAGCTGGAAGTAAAGAAAAGCTTTCTGTTAGTCGAAATTATGTAAAGTCGCTCCGCAGCAAACTCGAGCTATGACATCTTAACTAGCAATATCA
Proteins encoded:
- a CDS encoding LytTR family DNA-binding domain-containing protein, which codes for MTRIKTIIVDDERYSRDELKHLLQEYDHINVVGEAASGEDALVLCMQQLPAVVFLDIEMPKMSGLEVAKHLKELKNPPLIVFATAYPDFALEAFRHEAIDYLLKPYEEEQVNETIQRMIKYLQPNQYMPVSTSNAKLAVELEHEIFYLDPLEILYISREERVSRIFTKDGHYESKLALKELEERLSSYPFFRIHKSYIVNLNHVSKLIPWFNGAYMLELAGSKEKLSVSRNYVKSLRSKLEL